In Streptomyces paludis, the genomic stretch CGCGTACGGAAGCCCGAGCTTCCCCGTCATCCAGCGGGAAACGGAGTTCAGCGAGCCCTCGCCGCCGCCCGAGCCCAGCTACGAAGCGGAGCTTCCGGAACCCGCTCCCGATCCCAGTCCCGAACCCGGACCCGGCCCCGGCCCCACCACCGACTCCGAGTTCCCCGACCCGGCCCCGGCCTCCGCCGCCCCTCCCGCCGTCACCGATGAACTCGTACGCGCCCTCTACCCGCCCCTCAGCCGCCTCTTCAAAGCCGATCTGCGGCTCGAACGCGAACGCGCCGGCTTCCTCATCAACACCAGGCACTAGCGGAACAAGTACTGCGAGCACCGAGAGGTAGGTACGACCCATGCCGTCCACCGACCACGACGATCCCGCCGTCAGCGTCTGCTTCGTCGTCACCATCGACGACATCGAACTCGGCTCGTTCAACACCTGCGACGGCCTCGGCTGCGAAGTGGTCCTCGAAGCCCGTGAGGAAGGCGGGAACAACGGCCATGTCTGGCAGCTGCCCACCCGGCTCAAGTACTCCAACGTCAAGCTCTCCCGGCCCCTCACCCGCGAGACCGAGAAGGTCGCCCAGTGGTTCGCGAGCATGACGACCGGCTTCAGCCGCAAGACCGCCCGCATCGAGGCGCGTACGGGCGACGGCCGCAAGGTCGCCCAGTGGGGGCTGCTGGAGGTGGTGCCGGTGCGCTGGACCGGGCCTTCGTTCACGCCCGAGTCGCCCAAGGTCGCCGTCGAGACGATCGAGATCGCGCATCACGGCTATGTGATGGAGGGCTGAGCCGACGATGAGCGGGCCCATCGCCTTCAGCGCCGCCGGTTCGCCCGGCGCCTCCGGTACGGCCGCCGCCGGCTCCCGGGCGGCCGGTTCGGCCAGGCCCAAGCTGGAACACGCGTATCTGGAGCTGCGCACCCCGCCCGCCGGCGGCGGTCTGATGCCCGGCGGGCCGTGCGGCCGGATCGACTTCCAGTTCAATCCGAAGGAGCTGAGCCTGACCAAGGCGGCCTCCTGGAAGCGCACACCGGCCAAGGGGGCGAAGAGTTCGGGGCCGCCGGAGTACCAGGGGCCGCAGCCCAGCAAGCTGACGGTCGAGATGTTCTTCGACGCGAGCGATACGCAGGACAGCAGCGTGGTGACCTCGGTGGAGAAGCTGTTCGCCTGCTGTGTGCCGACCAACGAGACGCGCCAGCAGCAGCGTTCGTCGCCGCCGTGGGTGATCTTCCACTGGGGCGGGCTGACCGGCTTTCCCGGTTACGTCAGCCAAGTGCAGGCGAAGTACACGCTCTTCACAACCTCCGGGGTGCCGATCCGGGCGCTCTGCCAGGTGACGATGGAGGAGATCAGCGGCGAGACCCCGGGCCAGAACCCGACCTCCGGCGCACTGGCGGCGCGGCGCGTGCACCGGGTGCGGGCAGGGGATTCGCTGCCGGGGCTCGCGCACCGCGAGTACGGGGATCCGGCCGCGTGGCGGGTGATCGCCGAGGCGAACGGGATCGACGACCCGATGCGGCTGGCGCACGGGCGGGAGCTGCTGCTGCCCGCGCTGGACGAGCTGGAACGGCTGAAGGACCAGCGGACCCAGCAAAGGGACCAGCGGGCCCAGCAAGGGGACCGCCGGACCCAGCAAGGGGACCAGTGGACCCAGCAAAGGGACCGGCGGACCCAGCGATCCGTTCCACCGCGTCCGGCTCCGGAGCGTTCCCGTCCGATACGGCCGAGGTGAGTGAGCGCCCATGCCCCAGCAGAGCGTCGCGAAGTCGCTGGTCGTCGAGTTCGGCGGCAGCCCGCTGCCGCCCGCCCTCGCCAACACCCTGGTCGAAGGCTATGTGGACGACAGCCGCACCCTCCCCGATCTCTTCGTGCTCCGCTTCCGCGACCCCGCCCGCGTGCTGCTGGAGCGGACCGGCCTGAAGATCGGCGCCGAGGTCCGGCTGCTCGCGCGGGCCGGTGGCGGCGGCCCGTCGCCCACGCCGCTGCTGACCGGGGTGGTCACCGCGCTGGAGGTGGAGATCGACGACACCGGCACCTTCACGGTCGTCCGGGGCCTCGACGAGTCGCACCGGCTGTTCCGGGGCCGCCGGATCGCCGGCTACCAGAACATGACGCTCTCCGACATCTGCGCCCAGGTCGCGCAGCGGGCCGGGCTGCGGCCCGGCACGGTCGACGTGGCCGGTCCCGTACTCGCCCATGTCGCCCAACCGAACATCACCGACTGGGAGTTCGTGCGCGGGCTGGCCGAGGACGCGGGCGCGCAGGCGTACGTACGCGACGGACAGCTCCACATCACCCGGCCCACCGACGCGGGCGGCGCGCCCGACGGTTCGGCGCGGGCCGAGCAGAATCCGCTGGTGCTGGAGATGGGGAGCAATCTGATCCGCTGCCGTGCGGGGGTGTCCGCCGCCGAGCAGGTGTCGGAGGTCGAGGTACGGGGCTGGGACATGGCGGCCAAGCAGCCGCTGGTGGGCCGGGCGCCGGCCGGGCAGTCGACGACGCTGGACCTGGGGGTGACCTCGGCCGAGGTGTCGGCGCCGTTCGGGGAGGCGAGCTTCGTGGTCACGGACGCGTCGTACGGCACCCAGGCCGAGGTGGACCGGGCGGCGAAGGCGGTGGCGGAGCGGATCTCGGGGTCCTTCGCCGAGCTGGAGGCCGTGATCAGGGGAAACCCTGAGGTACGGGCGGGCAGCGCGGTCGCGCTCAACGCCGTCGGCGCGCCCTTCGAGGGCCGCTATACGGTCACGTCGTCGCGGCACGTGTTCGACGCGGTGCGCGGCTACGAGACATGGATCACGGTCTCCGGCCAGCAGGAACGCTCCCTGTTCGGGCTGACGGGCGGGGGCGGGGGAGGGTCCGGCGGTACGGGGTCGTCGGCCGGCGGGAGCTGCGCCGGGCTGGTCAACGGGACGGTGACGGACACCCAGGACCCGGAGGGGCTCGGCCGGGTGAAGGTACGTTTCCCCTGGCTGTCGGACGAGTACGCGAGCGACTGGGCGCGTACGGCGCAGTCCGGGGGTACGGGCGGCGGCGACGCGTTCATCCCCGAGGTGGGCGACGAGGTGCTGGTCGGTTTCGAGCAGGGGCATCTGGACCGGCCGTATGTCCTGGCCGGTCTCTACAACGGCCAGGACAAGCCCTCCCAGGGCGGCGGCCCGGTGGATACGG encodes the following:
- a CDS encoding VgrG-related protein, coding for MPQQSVAKSLVVEFGGSPLPPALANTLVEGYVDDSRTLPDLFVLRFRDPARVLLERTGLKIGAEVRLLARAGGGGPSPTPLLTGVVTALEVEIDDTGTFTVVRGLDESHRLFRGRRIAGYQNMTLSDICAQVAQRAGLRPGTVDVAGPVLAHVAQPNITDWEFVRGLAEDAGAQAYVRDGQLHITRPTDAGGAPDGSARAEQNPLVLEMGSNLIRCRAGVSAAEQVSEVEVRGWDMAAKQPLVGRAPAGQSTTLDLGVTSAEVSAPFGEASFVVTDASYGTQAEVDRAAKAVAERISGSFAELEAVIRGNPEVRAGSAVALNAVGAPFEGRYTVTSSRHVFDAVRGYETWITVSGQQERSLFGLTGGGGGGSGGTGSSAGGSCAGLVNGTVTDTQDPEGLGRVKVRFPWLSDEYASDWARTAQSGGTGGGDAFIPEVGDEVLVGFEQGHLDRPYVLAGLYNGQDKPSQGGGPVDTGASGSAPGGGELVDPTTGAVNRRAFASRSGNQLELLDAANGPQGVRLVTGDGKLKIDLDRRGTTVVIHSDGSVEIEAGQQVSITAGRGVTLDAGQGVLELSGDSVKLTARTGVQVDGGTGRLRLATGGALDVQGSQVAVNGTSRTEIKGGTTCSINAPLVKIN
- a CDS encoding CIS tube protein; its protein translation is MSGPIAFSAAGSPGASGTAAAGSRAAGSARPKLEHAYLELRTPPAGGGLMPGGPCGRIDFQFNPKELSLTKAASWKRTPAKGAKSSGPPEYQGPQPSKLTVEMFFDASDTQDSSVVTSVEKLFACCVPTNETRQQQRSSPPWVIFHWGGLTGFPGYVSQVQAKYTLFTTSGVPIRALCQVTMEEISGETPGQNPTSGALAARRVHRVRAGDSLPGLAHREYGDPAAWRVIAEANGIDDPMRLAHGRELLLPALDELERLKDQRTQQRDQRAQQGDRRTQQGDQWTQQRDRRTQRSVPPRPAPERSRPIRPR
- a CDS encoding phage tail protein, whose translation is MPSTDHDDPAVSVCFVVTIDDIELGSFNTCDGLGCEVVLEAREEGGNNGHVWQLPTRLKYSNVKLSRPLTRETEKVAQWFASMTTGFSRKTARIEARTGDGRKVAQWGLLEVVPVRWTGPSFTPESPKVAVETIEIAHHGYVMEG